ACAGCGATAAGTCATTTGATCTTTGTTTAGTTGATCTAATGCGGCTTGATATAGGGCTGTCCGTTTTGATTGCCAGACCACTTCTTCGTCCCAATAAAGACCGCAGGCGATTAGCTGTTGCAGAATGATCTGATCGGAGCCCTGGACAGTTCTTGGAGTATCCACATCCTCAATGCGAACCAACCATTGACCCCCATGAGCTCTGGCATCGAGCCAGCTTCCTAAAGCACTTGCTAAGGACCCAGCATGCAAAGGGCCGGTTGGGGAGGGCGCAAACCGACCCCGATAGGGGAAGGCTTGGCGAGACGTCTCTTGGCTAGAGCCTTGACTGGATTGAGGATTTTGCAGGGTATTCATTTAGACCAAATTTTGGGGTGCTCACAGCTAAAATGATCTCATGGCTGCACCCCAATTTGTTCATCTTCGCCTTCATTCCGAATATTCCATTACCGATGGGATGGTACGCATCGACGATGCCATTACTACAGCCTCTGAAGATGGCATGGGCGCATTAGCGCTCACGGATTTGGGTAATCTCTTTGGTTTAATCAAGTTCTATTCAGCAGCCCGCTCTGGAGGTATTAAGCCAATCGCAGGAGCCGATATTTGGCTAAGTAATGAGCAGGAGCCCGATCAGCCGCATCGCATGTTATTGCTTGTCCAAAATCACTCTGGCTATCTTAATTTGTGCGAGTTACTAACGCGAGCATCACTCCACAATCAACATCATGGTCGAGCAGAGATCCATCCCAAATGGCTCTTAGAACAAGCTACCAAGGGTGGCGCTCAAAAGATTGGGGAGCAAAAATCCGGACAGACATTGGCGTCGGGTTTGATCGCCCTTTCAGGCGCTCATAGTGGTGATGTTGGGTCCGCATTGTTAGCTGGTAATCCAGAACAGGCTAGAGCGCTTGCCATCCATTGGCAAACGGTATTTGATCATCGGTACTTTATTGAGGTACAGCGCTCGGGCCATTCCCAAGACGAGGCTCATATTCAGTTGGGCTGTCAGTTAGCCAGCGAACTACAGATACCTGTCGTGGCCACTCACCCCATTCAGTTCATGAAGCCTGATGATTTCATCGCGCATGAGGCACGGGTCTGTATTGCAGAGGGAGAGTTGTTGGGTAATCCGCGCCGCCCAAAATTGTTTACTGAGAATCAGTATTTTTTGACCCAAGCACAAATGCAAGAGCGGTTTTCTGATCTGCCCTCAGCGCTTGCTAATTCGGTTGAGATCGCTAAGATGTGTAACTTAACGCTGACCTTAGGCCAAGCTCGATTACCAGAGTTCCCAACCCCTAAGGGAATGGCTTTGGATGCCTATCTCATGCAAGAGGCAGAGATTGGGTTACATAAAAATCTCCTCAAACTCTATCCCGACACCGAAGAGCGAACATCCATTGAGCCCCGTTATTTTGATCGCCTCAAGTTTGAAGTGAACACCATTGCACAGATGGGTTTCCCAGGCTACTTCTTAATTGTTGCCGACTTTATTAATTGGGCCAAGAATAATGGGGTGCCTGTCGGTCCTGGCAGGGGATCGGGAGCCGGTTCCTTAGTGGCATTCTCTTTGGGGATTACCAACCTAGACCCCTTGCGTTACAACCTACTCTTTGAGCGCTTTCTAAATCCAGAGCGAGTCTCGATGCCAGACTTTGATATCGATTTTTGTCAGCATGGACGCGATCGGGTAATTGCCTACGTAAAAGAAAAATACGGCAAGAATGCGGTCAGTCAGATTGCTACTTTTGGAACAATGGCTGCCAAAGCGGCGATCCGTGATGTGGGGCGCGTTCTTGAGCAGCCTTATGGTTTTGTGGATGGTATTGCGAAGCTCGTTCCCTTTAAACCCGGTCAGGTGGTCACGATTGAATCGGCTAAGAAAGAAGAAAAGCAGCTAGCAGAACGCGAAAAGAATGAAGAGGAAGTAAAGCAACTCCTTGCACTCGCACAACAACTTGAGGGCATGACCCGTAATGTGGGGATGCATGCCGGCGGGGTCTTAATTGCCCCTGGAAAACTCACCGATTTTTGTCCTCTTTATACGCAGGATGCAAAAGACCAAGACGCAGGAGTAATTAGTCAATTTGATAAGGATGATGTTGAGTCCATTGGCCTTGTAAAGTTTGACTTCTTGGGCCTGACGACTTTAACCATCCTGGCAGGGGCTGAGCGCTGGATCAAAGCGCTGCATGCAGAGCGAAAGAACTGGAGTATTGGGGATATACCGCTCGATGATCCAGCGGCATTTGAGCTATTAAAGCGTGGTAATACCGTTGCTGTGTTCCAGTTAGAAAGTCGGGGCATGCAAGGCATGCTGCGTGATGCCAAACCAGATCGCTTTGAAGACATTATTGCGCTAGTTGCGTTGTATCGTCCTGGTCCTATGGATCTGATACCTGATTACATTAAACGTAAGCATGGTCAACAACGGGTTGAGTATCCGGACCCACGGATTGAGCCTGTTTTGCGAGAGACATACGGCATCATGGTGTATCAAGAGCAGGTCATGCAAATGGCACAGATGATAGGTGGCTACTCTTTGGGGGGTGCGGATCTCTTGCGCCGTGCGATGGGTAAGAAAAAGCCAGAGGAAATGGCGCAGCATCGCAAGATCTTTCGAGAGGGTGCCCAAAACAATGGGTTAACTGAATATAAAGCGGATGAGATTTATGACCTCATGGAGCGCTTTGCTGGCTATGGCTTTAATAAGTCACATGCAGCTGCGTATGCACTACTCGCCTATCAAACCGCTTGGCTAAAGGCCTACTATCCCGCTGAATTCATGGCGGCCAACTTATCTTTATCGATGGATGATACCGATAAGATCAAGATTTTGTATGACGACAGTTTGCATAATGGCCTAAAGATACTCGCCCCTGATATCAATACCGGGATGTATGAGTTCACACCGATTATGGATGAGGAAAACACTCAACAAGCACCCATAAGCACTCAACAGACGCAACATCGGTCTCCTTTGAGAACGATTCGGTATGGCTTGGGAGCGGTTCGAGGAACCGGAGAGAGCGCTATCCAAATTATTGTTGAAGCCCGCAAGACCGGACCGTTCAAAGATTTATTTGATTTCTGTGGCAGAGTCGACCGCCGTCAAGTAAATCGTCGAGCAATTGAAGCACTGATTCGTGCGGGAGCATTTGATTCTATTGCTGGAGATGCTGCAAAGGGCTATACGCACTCCTATGAGGCGCGAGCGACACTTTTGGCATCGCTCTCGCGCGCGATTGAGTCTGCTGAGCAGGCCGAGGCATCGATTCATCAGGTTAGCCTATTTGATCTTGGTGACGATTCAGAGAGACATGCTCCAGAGTTTGTTCGTGAATTAGCATCCTCCGAGAAAAAGCGCCTACAAGATGAGAAGACTGCCTTAGGCTTATGTCTGACCGGTCACTTATTCGATGCCTATCGATCCGAAGTCAATCACTTTATTCGTCAGCCACTGGTAAAGGTGACTGATGGGAAAGATCAATTAGTCGCCGGAATTATCACATCCTCGAGGATGCTGATGGGTCAGCGTGGCCGCATGATGATCGCAACGATTGATGATGGCACTACAGCACTTGAATTAACACTCTATAGTGAAGTATATGAACCCAACCGATCTTGGTTAAAAGAAGATGAGTTATTGATTGCCAAGGTAAATGTTAGCCCAGATAAGTTCTCAGGAGGTTTACGAGTGGTTGCTGAGAGTGTGATGGATATTGTTGGTGCACGTCTACGCTTTGCAAGAAATGTACATCTCAATCTCGATTCGGGCATCGATCTAAAGGTACTACGCGCCCAAATCAATCCGTTTCTCATCAAGGCAAATAGTAATCATTCTGTGTCACCTGCTAATGCTACGCATAAAGGTTTACCACTCACAGCCGCAGTAATGGCAAAAGGCGGTGCATGCCTTGTTCAGTTCCCAGATGAGATGCGTCTATATCCTGATGATAATTGCTTGCGCAATCTGCATCAAATCTTAGGCAGTAAAGCTGGTACTAATATCCAAGCTAATCCGGTTGAAGTGCAATATGCCTAATTAAGGATAGGACATTACTAACGACTTTTTAAATACGCCCCGAACTCATCTTTTAGCTCAGGGTGCTTGAGAGCAAACTCGATAGTAGCTTTTAGATACCCCAGCTTACTACCGCAGTCATACCGAATACCATCGTACTCATAGGCGAGAACAGTTTCCTGTTTGAGTAACGCTTGAATAGCATCTGTCAGTTGATATTCTCCACCGGAGCCCGGCTTGAGATTGCGAATATGTTCAAAGATCGATGAAGAAAGGATATAGCGACCAACAACTCCTAAATTCGATGGAGCATTTTGGGGATCAGGCTTTTCGACAATACCACTCAGCTTATGCGTTTTATGTCCATGAGCACTTCCTGCAACCACCCCATAGGATTTGCTCTGCGCTGGGCTAATCGTTTCTACTGCTAGGATCGAGGCGCTCTCTTTCGCATATAGGTCAACCATTTGTTTTAGAACAGTAGGTTGACCATCTAAAAGATCGTCTGCCAGGATCACGGCAAAGGATTCATCGCGAACTAGTTTCTCAGCACAAAGAACGGCATGCCCTAGACCCAAGGGTTCTGCTTGACGTACATAGACGCAATCAACATGGCTGGGTTTGACATTGCGCACAATCTCTAAGAGGCTTTGTTTATTCTTTGCTTCAAGTTCTGCCTCGAGTTCATAGGCCTTATCAAAGTGATCCTCAATGGCACGCTTACTGCGACCAGTGACGAAAATCATTTCGGTGATACCCGCAGAAATCGCCTCTTCAACGGCATACTGAATTAAGGGCTTATCCACCACATTAAGCATCTCTTTCGGACTTGCCTTTGTAGCTGGTAGGAAGCGTGTGCCCAGTCCCGCAACAGGAAAGACAGCTTTTGTGATTGGTTTAGGATTCATGAGTGTAATTATGACTACTTTTTTAACTCTTCAACTTATTGAGTTGCTGACTCAGTTTGGCATGACTGGCTTCAAACTCAGCAAGGCGCTTTTTCTCTTGGTCAATGACCTCTGCAGGTGCTCGTGCTACAAAGCCTTCATTGCCTAATTTGCTCTGGCATTTATTAATCTCACCCGCTAAACGGGCAATCTCTTTTGATAATCGTAATTGCTCAACTTTGGGGTCTATTTCAACCTTAAGAAGTAACTTATGTTGCCCCACAAGCGCTATAGGGGATTCTGGTGCATCGCGCTCTAGATCAGATTCATTGTCAACTATCTTCACCTCCGATAATTTAGCCAAAGCGCTGAGATATGGGACGGCTTTCTCTAAGAATGATCGGTCACCACTAATCCATAGCGGTAGTTTTTGAGCAGGAGAGATTTGCATTTCACCACGCAGGTTGCGACAGGCATCCACAATAGCTTTGACCTCATTTATCCATGCTTCACTCTTTGGATCAATCTTATTGGGCTCGGAAACTGGATAGGCCTGCAAGGCAATGGATTGAGCGGGTTGCTGTGATAGATCTTTGCCACTCTTGGGTCCAATGGTTTGCCATAACTCTTCTGTAATGAATGGAATGATGGGGTGGGCAAGACGCAAGATTGTTTCTAGAACCCGCAACAGGGTGCGACGAGTAGCGCGCTGCTGGGCAGGAGTACCGCTTTGTAACTGTACTTTAGCTAGCTCTAGATACCAATCGCAGTATTCATCCCAGACAAATTGATAAATCGCTGTGGCAATATTGTCAAAACGGTAATCGGCAAAACCCTTAGCCACGTCTGCCTCCGTGCGCTGCAAGATCGAGACAATCCAGCGATCAGCCGCTGAAAAATCTAAATACCCTTCAGGCCCACATAGGTTATCGCACGAAGCAAAGCCATTATCTTTCTCATCACCAGGACAGTTCATTAAGACAAATCGGGTTGCATTCCAGAGCTTATTACAAAAATTACGATAGCCCTCACAACGCTTCTGATCAAAATTAATATTTCGACCCAATGAGGCCAGTGAGGCAAAGGTAAAGCGCAAGGCATCGGTTCCAAAGGGGGGGATACCATCCGCAAATTCTTTTTTTGTCTTTTTGGTAATGCTCTCTGCTTGTTTAGGGTTCATCAGACCAGAAGTGCGCTTATTAACTAAGCTATCGAGATCAATGCCATCAATTAAATCAATCGGGTCCAAGGTATTACCTTTAGACTTACTCATCTTTTGGCCCTCAGCATCCCGCATTAGGCCATGCACATAAACCGTATGAAATGGAACCTTACCGGTAAAGTGACAGGTCATCATCACCATGCGCGCAACCCAGAAAAAGATGATGTCAAAACCAGTAACCAATACAGAGGAGGGTAAAAAGTGCTCTAACTCTTTGGTTTGTTTGGGCCAGCCCAATGAGCTAAATGGAACAAGTGCAGAGCTAAACCAAGTATCTAAGACATCATCATCGCGCCTTAGGGATCCTGCATATCCAGCAGCCTTTGCTTTGCTTTTTGCCTCGTCTTCTGAACGA
This genomic interval from Polynucleobacter sp. UK-FUSCHL-C3 contains the following:
- the dnaE gene encoding DNA polymerase III subunit alpha — protein: MAAPQFVHLRLHSEYSITDGMVRIDDAITTASEDGMGALALTDLGNLFGLIKFYSAARSGGIKPIAGADIWLSNEQEPDQPHRMLLLVQNHSGYLNLCELLTRASLHNQHHGRAEIHPKWLLEQATKGGAQKIGEQKSGQTLASGLIALSGAHSGDVGSALLAGNPEQARALAIHWQTVFDHRYFIEVQRSGHSQDEAHIQLGCQLASELQIPVVATHPIQFMKPDDFIAHEARVCIAEGELLGNPRRPKLFTENQYFLTQAQMQERFSDLPSALANSVEIAKMCNLTLTLGQARLPEFPTPKGMALDAYLMQEAEIGLHKNLLKLYPDTEERTSIEPRYFDRLKFEVNTIAQMGFPGYFLIVADFINWAKNNGVPVGPGRGSGAGSLVAFSLGITNLDPLRYNLLFERFLNPERVSMPDFDIDFCQHGRDRVIAYVKEKYGKNAVSQIATFGTMAAKAAIRDVGRVLEQPYGFVDGIAKLVPFKPGQVVTIESAKKEEKQLAEREKNEEEVKQLLALAQQLEGMTRNVGMHAGGVLIAPGKLTDFCPLYTQDAKDQDAGVISQFDKDDVESIGLVKFDFLGLTTLTILAGAERWIKALHAERKNWSIGDIPLDDPAAFELLKRGNTVAVFQLESRGMQGMLRDAKPDRFEDIIALVALYRPGPMDLIPDYIKRKHGQQRVEYPDPRIEPVLRETYGIMVYQEQVMQMAQMIGGYSLGGADLLRRAMGKKKPEEMAQHRKIFREGAQNNGLTEYKADEIYDLMERFAGYGFNKSHAAAYALLAYQTAWLKAYYPAEFMAANLSLSMDDTDKIKILYDDSLHNGLKILAPDINTGMYEFTPIMDEENTQQAPISTQQTQHRSPLRTIRYGLGAVRGTGESAIQIIVEARKTGPFKDLFDFCGRVDRRQVNRRAIEALIRAGAFDSIAGDAAKGYTHSYEARATLLASLSRAIESAEQAEASIHQVSLFDLGDDSERHAPEFVRELASSEKKRLQDEKTALGLCLTGHLFDAYRSEVNHFIRQPLVKVTDGKDQLVAGIITSSRMLMGQRGRMMIATIDDGTTALELTLYSEVYEPNRSWLKEDELLIAKVNVSPDKFSGGLRVVAESVMDIVGARLRFARNVHLNLDSGIDLKVLRAQINPFLIKANSNHSVSPANATHKGLPLTAAVMAKGGACLVQFPDEMRLYPDDNCLRNLHQILGSKAGTNIQANPVEVQYA
- the galU gene encoding UTP--glucose-1-phosphate uridylyltransferase GalU; the protein is MNPKPITKAVFPVAGLGTRFLPATKASPKEMLNVVDKPLIQYAVEEAISAGITEMIFVTGRSKRAIEDHFDKAYELEAELEAKNKQSLLEIVRNVKPSHVDCVYVRQAEPLGLGHAVLCAEKLVRDESFAVILADDLLDGQPTVLKQMVDLYAKESASILAVETISPAQSKSYGVVAGSAHGHKTHKLSGIVEKPDPQNAPSNLGVVGRYILSSSIFEHIRNLKPGSGGEYQLTDAIQALLKQETVLAYEYDGIRYDCGSKLGYLKATIEFALKHPELKDEFGAYLKSR
- a CDS encoding valine--tRNA ligase — its product is MSNAQNPPQKLDADSNPDLAKLAKSYEPAPIEAFWGPEWEKRGIAEASLEDGKEDFCVQLPPPNVTGTLHMGHAFNQTIMDGLVRHARMSNKNTLWVPGTDHAGIATQIVVERQLDAQKISRHDLGRESFLKKVWEWKEESGSTITRQIRRLGASIDWSREYFTMDPKMSAAVVEVFVTLYEQGLIYRGKRLVNWDPVLGTAVSDLEVVSSEEQGSLWHIRYPLSDGSSQLIVATTRPETLLGDVAVMVHPDDERYRHLIGKTVDLPLCERSIPIIADSYVDMSFGTGVVKVTPAHDFNDYAVGQRHQLPLIAVLTLDAKINENAPKQYQGLDRFTARKQIVADLESTKLLDKVQPHTLMVPRGDRTQTVIEPMLTDQWFVAMSKPSPDNCYQPGQSIAGAALHAVTSGDIKLVPENWINTYTQWLENIQDWCISRQLWWGHQIPAWYGDAGEIFVARSEDEAKSKAKAAGYAGSLRRDDDVLDTWFSSALVPFSSLGWPKQTKELEHFLPSSVLVTGFDIIFFWVARMVMMTCHFTGKVPFHTVYVHGLMRDAEGQKMSKSKGNTLDPIDLIDGIDLDSLVNKRTSGLMNPKQAESITKKTKKEFADGIPPFGTDALRFTFASLASLGRNINFDQKRCEGYRNFCNKLWNATRFVLMNCPGDEKDNGFASCDNLCGPEGYLDFSAADRWIVSILQRTEADVAKGFADYRFDNIATAIYQFVWDEYCDWYLELAKVQLQSGTPAQQRATRRTLLRVLETILRLAHPIIPFITEELWQTIGPKSGKDLSQQPAQSIALQAYPVSEPNKIDPKSEAWINEVKAIVDACRNLRGEMQISPAQKLPLWISGDRSFLEKAVPYLSALAKLSEVKIVDNESDLERDAPESPIALVGQHKLLLKVEIDPKVEQLRLSKEIARLAGEINKCQSKLGNEGFVARAPAEVIDQEKKRLAEFEASHAKLSQQLNKLKS